Proteins from a genomic interval of Streptomyces sp. NBC_01445:
- a CDS encoding chaplin: MNTAKKAALVMAVAGLAAGAASGSAFAHGGAGAEGAAVGSPGVGSGNVVQVPIDVPVNAVGNTVDVIGLLNPAFGNSGQIG, encoded by the coding sequence ATGAACACTGCCAAGAAGGCTGCTCTGGTCATGGCCGTCGCCGGTCTCGCTGCGGGCGCCGCTTCGGGCAGCGCCTTCGCCCACGGCGGCGCCGGCGCGGAGGGTGCCGCGGTGGGCTCCCCGGGCGTCGGTTCGGGCAACGTCGTCCAGGTGCCGATCGACGTTCCGGTCAACGCCGTCGGGAACACCGTCGACGTCATCGGCCTGCTGAACCCGGCCTTCGGCAACAGCGGCCAGATCGGCTGA
- a CDS encoding DUF5949 family protein, whose translation MTSTPTENRAFRAIDLGTLAVIAWSGEHPDEAGDMPFLLAYSLGDGAGGQEASTEAVRILLENNGLPVGKVVDATGKPSFPVSLLVEAGQAVVNMPYLNAQCVAPPEWLAAAAERGYAYFVFTTRPWTSAVPGSPVAEEDFASFAGDEATLTGAAHCLLPVRKLRV comes from the coding sequence GTGACTTCAACGCCGACTGAGAACCGCGCCTTCCGCGCCATCGATCTGGGCACCCTCGCCGTCATCGCATGGAGCGGCGAACACCCGGACGAGGCAGGGGACATGCCCTTCCTGCTGGCCTACTCCCTGGGGGACGGCGCGGGCGGGCAGGAGGCATCGACCGAAGCGGTACGAATCCTGCTGGAGAACAACGGCCTGCCGGTCGGCAAGGTCGTGGACGCCACGGGCAAGCCCAGCTTCCCCGTCTCGCTGCTCGTCGAGGCCGGCCAGGCCGTCGTCAACATGCCGTACCTCAATGCCCAGTGCGTCGCGCCCCCCGAGTGGCTGGCCGCCGCGGCCGAACGCGGTTACGCGTACTTCGTGTTCACCACGCGCCCCTGGACCTCGGCGGTGCCCGGCAGCCCGGTCGCCGAGGAGGACTTCGCCTCGTTCGCGGGCGACGAGGCGACGCTGACCGGCGCGGCCCACTGCCTGCTCCCCGTACGCAAGCTGCGCGTCTGA
- a CDS encoding vitamin K epoxide reductase family protein — protein sequence MPRQPGPTRHGDSSVEASRSAPESRSLGFALLLVITGAAGLLAAWVITIDKFKLLEDPNFTPGCSLNPVVSCGNIMKSEQASAFGFPNPMLGLAAYAVVICVGMSLLGRASFPRWYWLTFNAGTLFGVGFCTWLQFQSLYRINSLCLWCSLAWVATIVMFWYVTSFNVRNGFLPAPSWLRSFFGEFTWVLPVLHVGIIGMLILTRWWDFWTS from the coding sequence ATGCCGCGGCAGCCCGGTCCAACTCGGCACGGTGACAGCTCGGTTGAGGCTTCGCGTTCCGCTCCGGAGTCCCGTTCCCTGGGTTTCGCGCTGCTTCTGGTGATCACCGGTGCGGCGGGGCTGCTCGCGGCGTGGGTCATCACGATCGACAAGTTCAAGCTGCTCGAGGACCCGAACTTCACGCCGGGCTGCAGTCTGAACCCGGTCGTGTCGTGCGGGAACATCATGAAGAGCGAGCAGGCGTCGGCGTTCGGGTTCCCGAACCCGATGCTGGGGCTCGCGGCCTACGCGGTCGTGATCTGTGTGGGGATGAGCCTGCTGGGGCGGGCGAGCTTCCCGCGCTGGTACTGGCTGACGTTCAACGCGGGCACGCTGTTCGGGGTCGGGTTCTGCACGTGGCTGCAGTTCCAGTCGCTGTACCGGATCAACTCGCTGTGCCTGTGGTGCTCTTTGGCGTGGGTCGCCACGATCGTCATGTTCTGGTACGTGACGTCGTTCAACGTGCGCAACGGGTTCCTGCCCGCGCCGTCGTGGCTGCGGTCGTTCTTCGGCGAGTTCACGTGGGTTCTTCCCGTGCTGCACGTCGGGATCATCGGGATGCTGATCCTGACCCGCTGGTGGGACTTCTGGACCAGCTGA
- a CDS encoding tyrosinase family oxidase copper chaperone produces MEEETPVEAGTPPVGLGPVGQGVVTRRTAVRRLIGVALAAAVVPAAALVGRTFREPHDDLRGASGRDFEETYRGRHIRGTRGQGSMMRAHLGQKPGQRSGRWDVTVDGRPLHLMRRADGSYLSMVDHYQSYPTPLAAARGAVDELGHQILRRQVL; encoded by the coding sequence ATGGAAGAGGAGACGCCAGTGGAAGCCGGTACCCCACCTGTCGGTCTCGGTCCCGTCGGCCAGGGGGTCGTGACGCGCCGGACCGCAGTGCGGCGGCTGATCGGGGTCGCGCTCGCCGCCGCCGTGGTGCCGGCCGCCGCCCTCGTCGGCCGGACCTTCCGCGAGCCGCACGACGATCTGCGGGGCGCGTCCGGCAGGGACTTCGAGGAGACCTACCGCGGCCGTCACATCCGCGGAACGCGCGGACAGGGCTCGATGATGCGCGCCCACCTCGGGCAGAAGCCGGGGCAGCGGTCCGGGCGCTGGGACGTCACGGTCGACGGCCGGCCGCTGCATCTGATGCGCCGTGCCGACGGCAGCTATCTGAGCATGGTCGACCACTACCAGTCGTATCCCACCCCCCTGGCCGCGGCGAGGGGGGCCGTGGACGAGCTCGGTCACCAGATACTGCGCCGGCAGGTGCTCTGA
- a CDS encoding tyrosinase family protein codes for MVYTRQNQSALTTAQKKRFVSALLAIKRSGQYDEFVRMHVAFYVGDGDGGQRVAHMAPTFLPWHRQFLLEFEGALQRVDPGVSVPYWDWTVDRSPTSSLWGEGFLGGNGRRSDRRVTTGPFAYGNGHWPIKEGVTEGEYLTRDFGRPHDPIELPTKDELAWAMQDALYDSAPWNSTSSRGFRNKVEGWTSGVGNGKFRNHNRVHRWVGGHMLGADAVNDPVFWLNHAFVDLLWSRWHRNYPDSAPYLPAGGTMGRVVTLDEPMPPWKVKPSSMIEHGHLYRYA; via the coding sequence TTGGTCTACACGCGGCAGAACCAGAGCGCGCTCACGACAGCGCAGAAGAAGCGGTTCGTGTCCGCGCTGCTCGCGATCAAACGCAGCGGGCAGTACGACGAATTCGTGCGAATGCACGTGGCGTTCTACGTCGGTGACGGGGACGGCGGGCAGCGGGTCGCGCACATGGCGCCGACCTTCCTGCCCTGGCACAGGCAGTTCCTCCTGGAGTTCGAAGGCGCGCTTCAGCGCGTGGACCCCGGGGTCTCCGTCCCCTACTGGGACTGGACGGTGGACCGCTCCCCCACGTCGTCGCTGTGGGGCGAGGGGTTCCTCGGCGGGAACGGCCGCCGCTCCGACCGGCGGGTGACGACCGGTCCTTTCGCCTACGGGAACGGGCACTGGCCCATCAAGGAGGGCGTGACGGAGGGCGAATACCTGACCCGGGACTTCGGCCGCCCCCACGATCCGATCGAGCTGCCCACCAAGGACGAACTGGCCTGGGCCATGCAGGATGCGCTGTACGACTCGGCCCCGTGGAACTCGACGTCCTCACGCGGGTTCCGCAACAAGGTCGAGGGCTGGACCTCGGGGGTGGGGAACGGCAAGTTCCGTAACCACAACCGGGTGCACCGGTGGGTCGGCGGGCACATGCTCGGCGCGGACGCAGTGAACGACCCGGTCTTCTGGCTCAACCACGCGTTCGTTGATCTGCTCTGGTCGCGCTGGCACCGGAATTACCCCGACTCGGCTCCCTATTTGCCGGCCGGAGGGACGATGGGGCGTGTCGTGACTCTTGACGAGCCGATGCCGCCCTGGAAAGTGAAGCCGAGTTCGATGATCGAGCACGGGCATTTGTATCGGTACGCATAA
- a CDS encoding chaplin encodes MSRIAKAAAVALGTGAVVISGAGLAMADAGAQGVAAGSPGVVSGNAAQVPVHVPINLCGNTVDVIGLLNPAFGNACANDEDHDGGDNGGYGG; translated from the coding sequence ATGTCTCGCATCGCGAAGGCCGCCGCTGTCGCGCTCGGCACCGGCGCCGTGGTGATCAGCGGTGCCGGCCTGGCCATGGCCGACGCCGGCGCCCAGGGCGTGGCCGCCGGTTCGCCCGGCGTCGTCTCGGGCAACGCCGCCCAGGTCCCGGTCCACGTCCCGATCAACCTCTGCGGCAACACCGTCGACGTCATCGGCCTGCTGAACCCGGCCTTCGGCAACGCCTGCGCCAACGATGAGGACCACGACGGGGGCGACAACGGCGGCTACGGCGGCTGA
- a CDS encoding PP2C family protein-serine/threonine phosphatase, protein MTEAKGQESRGRGRAYRVLSALPYGVMALVALADVASGPGGGLLPLASLGPAFAGLVGSWRRTAWIGGIAMALCSLLAVDDGQLGERRGYTALICVLGVTATGIAAAVMRGRRDAELASVRSIAEVAQRVLLRPVPRSAGPLRVAVSYTSAVAEARIGGDLYEVVASPGGVRVIIGDVQGKGLDAVETAALVLGAFREAAHDEPELLGLSRRLERAVDRDLHGEKFVTALLAEVRGGGSEVTFLNFGHPAAMLVRPDGSAHFPRPPQYALPLGLGVHGAEGPEPYTVGFEPGDQILLYTDGVTEARDRAGDFYPLGDRASLLKDPDPEAALKELRADLVHHAAGPLHDDAAMLLLRHRHEEPPGTVPPFVPSAPQ, encoded by the coding sequence ATGACCGAGGCGAAGGGTCAGGAAAGCCGGGGGAGAGGCCGGGCGTACCGCGTGCTGTCCGCCCTGCCCTACGGGGTCATGGCTCTGGTCGCGCTCGCGGACGTGGCGTCCGGCCCGGGCGGGGGTCTGCTGCCGCTCGCCTCGCTCGGCCCCGCCTTCGCGGGCCTCGTGGGCAGCTGGCGGCGCACGGCGTGGATCGGCGGCATCGCCATGGCCCTGTGCTCGCTCCTCGCGGTGGACGACGGGCAGTTGGGCGAGCGCCGGGGGTACACGGCGCTGATCTGCGTCCTCGGCGTGACCGCCACGGGCATAGCCGCCGCTGTGATGCGCGGCCGCCGGGACGCCGAGCTGGCGAGCGTGCGCTCGATAGCGGAGGTGGCCCAGCGCGTGCTGCTGCGCCCGGTGCCCCGCAGCGCCGGCCCGCTGCGGGTGGCGGTGTCGTACACATCGGCGGTGGCAGAGGCCCGGATAGGCGGCGATCTGTACGAGGTCGTGGCCTCGCCGGGCGGCGTACGCGTGATCATCGGCGATGTGCAGGGCAAGGGGCTCGACGCCGTCGAGACGGCGGCGCTCGTCCTCGGCGCGTTCCGCGAGGCCGCGCACGACGAGCCCGAACTGCTCGGCCTGAGCCGCCGCCTGGAGCGCGCCGTGGACCGGGACCTGCACGGCGAGAAGTTCGTGACCGCGCTCCTCGCCGAGGTACGGGGCGGCGGCAGCGAGGTCACGTTCCTCAACTTCGGGCACCCGGCCGCCATGCTCGTACGCCCCGACGGCTCGGCCCACTTCCCGCGCCCGCCGCAGTACGCGCTGCCGCTCGGCCTCGGCGTGCACGGAGCGGAGGGGCCCGAGCCGTACACCGTCGGGTTCGAGCCGGGCGACCAGATCCTCCTGTACACCGACGGCGTCACGGAGGCGCGGGACCGGGCCGGAGACTTCTACCCGCTCGGCGACCGCGCCTCGCTCCTCAAGGACCCCGACCCGGAGGCCGCCCTCAAGGAGCTGCGCGCCGACCTGGTCCACCACGCGGCGGGCCCCCTGCACGACGACGCGGCGATGCTCCTCCTGCGCCACCGCCACGAAGAGCCGCCCGGCACCGTGCCACCATTCGTGCCCTCCGCCCCGCAATAA
- a CDS encoding flotillin family protein, whose product MSPVLISVIGVVVLVVLLALVVVTRYKVAGPSEAFIVTGRRGKQATDPETGRVFTDNSGQKVVVGGGVFVVPFVQQKFTLDLSSRHIPIAVRGAVTLRGVKANLEGVAIVKVGGTEDSIRAAAQRFLAQQGGIVGFTQEVLSGALRSIVGRMSVEDIIRDRAAFAGQVAEEAEASLSGQGLVLDAFQIQDITTEGSYLEDLGRPEAARAKQEADIAEAVARRAAEQARLKAEEEIAIAQRTFYLKQAEIKAETDEAAARAGAAGPLAEAARRQEVLAEQEKVAQRQAALTDRELDTQVRKPADAARYQAEQEAEARRIGLVKQAEADAARSRLTGEGEKAHRAALADAVRLEGEAEAASIGAKGAAEAEAMHKKADAFARYGDAAVLQMVVEVLPSVVAKASEPLSAVDKMTVISTDGASQLSRTVADNVAQGVELLSSTTGVDLASLLKGLTSGSGSAAAAKGQVPAPAAGSASASAADSNGRIEVAGE is encoded by the coding sequence ATGAGTCCAGTGCTCATCTCCGTCATCGGAGTCGTCGTACTCGTCGTGCTGCTCGCGCTCGTCGTCGTGACCCGGTACAAGGTGGCCGGGCCCAGCGAGGCGTTCATCGTCACCGGGCGGCGCGGGAAGCAGGCCACCGACCCGGAGACCGGCCGGGTGTTCACCGACAACAGCGGCCAGAAGGTCGTGGTCGGCGGCGGCGTCTTCGTCGTCCCGTTCGTCCAGCAGAAGTTCACCCTCGACCTGTCGTCGCGGCACATTCCGATCGCCGTGCGCGGCGCGGTCACGCTGCGCGGAGTGAAGGCCAACCTCGAGGGCGTCGCCATCGTCAAGGTCGGCGGCACCGAGGACTCGATCCGGGCCGCGGCCCAGCGCTTCCTCGCCCAGCAGGGCGGCATCGTCGGCTTCACGCAGGAGGTGCTCTCGGGCGCCCTGCGCTCCATCGTCGGCCGGATGTCGGTCGAGGACATCATCCGGGACCGGGCCGCGTTCGCCGGGCAGGTCGCCGAGGAGGCCGAGGCCAGCCTCTCCGGGCAGGGCCTCGTCCTCGACGCCTTCCAGATCCAGGACATCACCACCGAGGGCTCGTACCTGGAGGACCTCGGCCGGCCCGAGGCCGCCCGCGCCAAGCAGGAGGCCGACATCGCCGAGGCGGTCGCGCGCCGCGCCGCCGAGCAGGCCCGGCTGAAGGCTGAGGAGGAGATCGCGATCGCGCAGCGGACCTTCTACCTGAAGCAGGCCGAGATCAAGGCCGAGACCGACGAGGCCGCGGCGCGTGCCGGGGCCGCCGGTCCGCTGGCCGAGGCCGCGCGCCGGCAGGAGGTGCTCGCCGAGCAGGAGAAGGTCGCCCAGCGCCAGGCGGCCCTGACCGACCGCGAGCTGGACACCCAGGTCCGTAAGCCCGCCGACGCCGCGCGCTACCAGGCCGAGCAGGAGGCGGAGGCCCGCCGTATCGGTCTGGTCAAGCAGGCGGAGGCCGACGCCGCGCGGTCGCGGCTGACCGGTGAGGGCGAGAAGGCGCACCGTGCGGCGCTCGCCGACGCCGTCCGCCTGGAGGGTGAGGCCGAGGCGGCCTCGATCGGCGCGAAGGGTGCCGCCGAGGCGGAGGCCATGCACAAGAAGGCCGACGCGTTCGCGCGGTACGGCGACGCCGCGGTGCTCCAGATGGTCGTCGAGGTGCTGCCGAGCGTCGTCGCGAAGGCGTCCGAGCCGCTGAGCGCCGTGGACAAGATGACGGTGATCTCGACGGACGGCGCGAGCCAGCTGTCGCGCACGGTCGCCGACAACGTCGCGCAGGGGGTCGAACTCCTCAGCTCCACCACGGGAGTCGACCTGGCGTCGCTCCTCAAGGGGCTTACTTCGGGATCGGGTTCGGCAGCTGCGGCCAAGGGGCAGGTGCCTGCGCCCGCGGCCGGATCCGCTTCCGCTTCCGCCGCGGACAGCAACGGCCGGATCGAGGTCGCCGGGGAGTAA
- a CDS encoding phosphatase PAP2 family protein: MTAPLAFSGASVDGGLYTWVTDLAHSTPHAVNAVVSAWSDYGLALFAVLMIAAWWRARGEGGVLMARALASPVIVVVAYAVNSLFKSVVDEQRPCRTLHTVTVEACPALGDWSFPSNHAVIAAAAAVTLLLADRRIGLIAVPAAVLMGASRVWIGAHYPHDVAVGLAVGATLALLLTPLATRAAPLVDRLSTTRLRPLVSTH; this comes from the coding sequence ATGACCGCACCCCTCGCCTTCAGCGGCGCGTCCGTGGACGGCGGTCTCTACACGTGGGTGACCGACCTGGCGCACAGCACTCCGCACGCGGTGAACGCCGTCGTGTCCGCCTGGTCGGACTACGGGCTCGCGCTTTTCGCCGTACTCATGATCGCGGCGTGGTGGCGCGCGAGAGGCGAGGGCGGCGTCCTGATGGCCCGGGCCCTCGCGTCCCCGGTCATCGTCGTGGTCGCCTATGCGGTGAACTCCCTGTTCAAGTCGGTCGTCGACGAACAGCGTCCGTGCCGCACGCTCCACACGGTGACCGTGGAGGCGTGCCCGGCACTCGGGGACTGGTCGTTCCCCAGCAACCACGCGGTGATCGCCGCCGCGGCGGCCGTCACGCTGCTGCTCGCCGACCGCCGCATCGGCCTGATCGCGGTCCCGGCGGCGGTCCTGATGGGCGCCTCCCGGGTGTGGATCGGCGCGCACTACCCGCACGACGTCGCGGTGGGCCTGGCCGTAGGCGCCACTCTGGCCCTCCTGCTCACCCCGCTCGCGACCCGGGCCGCCCCACTGGTGGACCGCCTGAGCACGACGCGTCTACGGCCACTGGTGTCCACGCACTGA
- a CDS encoding DedA family protein — protein MAVDPLAAAQAVNVLDAGSLLSAFGALGVAVVLFAETGLLVGFFLPGDSLLFTAGLLCAGGSHGPVHLSLPQVLAAAVVGALAGAQAGYWIGRRGGRALLARSRAKRLHEGAARAEELLDRYGHAKAIVLARFVPVVRTVLNPLAGALGVPARVFTVWQVVGGLVWTVGLVLAGYGLGSSVPNVDRYLLPIVALVVIVSLIPLVLEVWRSRARSRERRAAEEGTS, from the coding sequence ATGGCCGTAGACCCCCTCGCCGCCGCCCAAGCGGTGAACGTGCTGGACGCGGGTTCCCTCCTGTCCGCCTTCGGCGCCCTCGGCGTGGCCGTCGTCCTGTTCGCGGAGACCGGACTGCTCGTCGGGTTCTTCCTGCCGGGCGACTCGCTGCTCTTCACGGCCGGCCTGCTGTGCGCGGGCGGCTCGCACGGGCCCGTCCACCTCTCGCTGCCGCAGGTCCTGGCCGCCGCCGTCGTGGGCGCGCTGGCCGGAGCGCAGGCCGGGTACTGGATCGGGCGGCGCGGCGGCCGCGCGCTCCTCGCCCGCAGCAGAGCCAAGCGGCTGCACGAGGGGGCGGCCCGCGCCGAGGAGCTTCTCGATCGGTACGGGCACGCCAAGGCGATCGTCCTGGCCCGATTCGTCCCCGTCGTCCGTACGGTGCTCAATCCGCTGGCCGGAGCGCTCGGGGTGCCGGCGCGGGTCTTCACGGTGTGGCAGGTCGTCGGCGGCCTCGTCTGGACGGTCGGCCTGGTCCTCGCGGGCTACGGACTCGGCTCGTCGGTGCCGAACGTCGACCGTTACCTCCTGCCGATCGTCGCCCTCGTCGTCATCGTCTCCCTGATCCCGCTGGTCCTGGAGGTGTGGCGCTCCCGCGCCCGGTCTCGTGAGCGCCGCGCCGCGGAGGAGGGCACTTCATGA
- a CDS encoding BlaI/MecI/CopY family transcriptional regulator, whose product MAEEQERRPAGELEASVLAALWAAETPLTPGEVQRALADGLARTTVTTILTRLYGKGTVTRDRAGRGYAYRPAQDAHGLTARRMHAELDKDEDRGTVLARFVSELSSEDEQMLRALLDGDGGGDSGTEGGTGSGDPGGTGR is encoded by the coding sequence ATGGCCGAGGAGCAGGAACGGCGTCCCGCGGGCGAGCTGGAGGCGAGCGTCCTCGCCGCGCTCTGGGCCGCCGAGACGCCGCTCACACCCGGCGAGGTGCAGCGGGCGCTCGCCGACGGCCTGGCCCGCACCACCGTGACCACGATCCTGACCCGGCTCTACGGCAAGGGGACGGTCACCCGGGACCGGGCGGGCCGCGGCTACGCGTACCGGCCCGCGCAGGACGCGCACGGGCTCACGGCCCGCCGTATGCACGCCGAACTCGACAAGGACGAGGACCGCGGCACGGTGCTGGCCCGTTTCGTCTCCGAGCTGAGCAGCGAGGACGAGCAGATGCTGCGCGCGCTGCTCGACGGCGACGGCGGAGGCGACAGCGGTACCGAAGGCGGCACAGGGAGCGGCGACCCCGGAGGTACCGGCCGATGA
- a CDS encoding M56 family metallopeptidase: MIFAVWIPLLMPLLAVPAARRAAEWLPPRAAAWTLAGFSVVLAGSSTASLGLLASAGALRLPPVAALGRLSPPLLGDGSPVLVPASVLAALALAAGAFALVRTGLRQRREMRAARAGSAGADELSVRPDELPYAYALPGRPGRIVVTTGMLRSLDAREREVLFAHERAHLAGRHHLFLAAAELAVTLHPMLRGLREPLAYALERWADESAATATGDRALTARAIGRAALAAARFPGAGSRPRTALAVAAGPVPRRVTALLTTNATSARPRKALRRALAGALLVCAALSAGAVADAAHDLHAGVEVAQGETGR; this comes from the coding sequence ATGATCTTCGCCGTCTGGATCCCGCTGCTCATGCCGCTGCTCGCCGTGCCCGCCGCGCGGCGCGCCGCCGAGTGGCTGCCGCCCCGCGCGGCGGCGTGGACGCTGGCGGGCTTCTCCGTCGTCCTCGCCGGGTCCAGCACGGCCTCGCTCGGACTCCTCGCCTCCGCCGGGGCGCTGCGGCTGCCTCCCGTGGCCGCCCTCGGGCGTCTGTCGCCACCCCTCCTCGGCGACGGCTCCCCGGTGCTCGTTCCCGCGTCGGTCCTCGCCGCGCTCGCGTTGGCTGCTGGCGCGTTCGCGCTGGTCCGTACGGGGCTGCGGCAGCGGCGCGAGATGCGGGCGGCCCGCGCCGGGTCCGCCGGCGCCGACGAACTCTCCGTGCGGCCGGACGAACTCCCGTACGCCTACGCCCTTCCGGGCCGCCCCGGCCGGATCGTCGTGACGACGGGGATGCTGCGGTCCCTCGACGCGCGGGAGCGCGAGGTGCTCTTCGCGCACGAGCGCGCCCACCTCGCGGGCCGCCACCACCTGTTCCTCGCGGCGGCCGAACTGGCCGTCACCCTGCACCCGATGCTGCGCGGTCTGCGCGAACCCCTTGCCTACGCGCTCGAGCGCTGGGCGGACGAGTCCGCCGCCACCGCGACGGGCGACCGGGCGCTCACCGCGCGCGCGATCGGCCGGGCCGCTCTCGCCGCGGCCCGCTTCCCGGGGGCCGGATCACGGCCCCGTACGGCGCTCGCCGTCGCGGCCGGCCCGGTGCCGCGGCGCGTCACCGCCCTGCTGACCACGAACGCCACGTCGGCCCGCCCGCGCAAGGCGCTGCGGCGCGCGCTGGCCGGCGCGCTCCTGGTGTGCGCGGCGCTCTCGGCCGGCGCGGTCGCCGACGCGGCTCACGACCTGCACGCGGGCGTGGAGGTCGCCCAGGGAGAGACCGGCCGCTGA
- a CDS encoding M64 family metallopeptidase, with the protein MPIPKSPRRPLPAALLAGVLAAAALGGAGLAGHADAAEAAGRSDTGTRTVEYFADSHGEGRHVQVPAAVPAEIRKERRAPATAAPDGEVTALQKTGPSEGRLDLVIMGDGYTADQQEDFRQDAESKLASIFAIEPYKSYKGLFNFWLVNAVSNESGVSGDPTQDVVKDTALSSYFFCDDVERLLCIDEKKVDSYAQQAPDSDIVFVVSNATKYGGAGYSGVQSTAGHTGIATMSSDNDRSYLIGAHELGHSIGLLADEYQYDGYGRYPGAEPVEPNTSIQTADGMSGAKAKWYRWLGESDPAGGTVGTYEGGGYYEYGIYRPTQNSIMRALDTEQFNLVGREAMIAGFYRDADVLTARTPTARTLRPQDHIRVDLAPLAKGLSDVRVHWYVDGVEVRRAAAEHSVTGKELGARKGMHTITATAVDSSASLRDPAAIRAASNSVSWTVKTGK; encoded by the coding sequence GTGCCGATACCCAAGTCCCCGCGCCGCCCCCTGCCTGCCGCGCTCCTCGCCGGTGTACTCGCGGCCGCCGCCCTCGGTGGTGCCGGCCTCGCCGGTCACGCCGACGCCGCCGAAGCCGCGGGCCGTTCCGACACGGGGACCCGTACGGTCGAGTACTTCGCCGACTCCCACGGAGAGGGCCGGCACGTCCAGGTTCCCGCCGCCGTACCGGCGGAGATCCGTAAGGAGAGGCGCGCGCCCGCGACGGCCGCCCCGGACGGCGAGGTCACCGCGCTGCAGAAGACGGGCCCCTCCGAGGGCCGCCTCGACCTCGTGATCATGGGCGACGGCTACACGGCGGACCAGCAGGAGGACTTCAGGCAGGACGCCGAGTCCAAGCTCGCCTCGATCTTCGCGATCGAGCCGTACAAGAGCTACAAGGGCCTCTTCAACTTCTGGCTCGTCAACGCGGTCTCGAACGAATCGGGTGTCTCCGGGGATCCCACCCAGGACGTCGTCAAGGACACCGCGCTCAGTAGTTACTTCTTCTGCGACGACGTCGAGCGGCTGCTGTGCATCGACGAGAAGAAGGTCGACTCGTACGCACAGCAGGCCCCGGACTCCGACATCGTCTTCGTCGTCTCGAACGCCACGAAGTACGGCGGCGCCGGTTACAGCGGCGTCCAGTCGACGGCCGGGCACACCGGCATCGCCACGATGTCCTCCGACAACGACCGCTCGTACCTGATCGGCGCCCACGAACTGGGCCACTCCATAGGCCTGCTGGCCGACGAGTACCAGTACGACGGCTACGGCAGGTACCCCGGCGCGGAGCCCGTCGAGCCCAACACCAGCATCCAGACGGCGGACGGCATGTCCGGCGCCAAGGCCAAGTGGTACCGCTGGCTCGGCGAGAGCGACCCGGCGGGCGGGACCGTGGGCACGTACGAGGGCGGCGGCTACTACGAGTACGGGATCTACCGCCCCACCCAGAACTCGATCATGCGCGCCCTGGACACCGAGCAGTTCAACCTCGTCGGCCGCGAGGCGATGATCGCCGGCTTCTACCGCGACGCCGACGTGCTCACGGCCCGCACCCCCACCGCCCGCACCCTGCGCCCCCAGGACCACATCCGCGTGGACCTCGCGCCGCTCGCCAAGGGCCTGTCCGACGTGCGCGTGCACTGGTACGTCGACGGGGTCGAGGTGCGCCGCGCCGCCGCGGAGCACAGCGTCACCGGCAAGGAGCTCGGCGCGCGCAAGGGCATGCACACCATCACGGCGACCGCCGTCGACAGCAGCGCGTCGCTGCGGGACCCGGCGGCGATCCGGGCGGCGTCCAACAGCGTCAGCTGGACGGTGAAGACGGGTAAGTGA